The window AAAGACCTGCATTTTATCTGCACCTTCTTCAGCTAACTATCTAGCTAGAATTTCTTGTCTTTATGGAAGTAAAGAACAGAATTATAAAGTTTGAACCCTGGAGCTGTCTATCCATTTTTTCCGTTATTTCAACCTGAATTAAGTACATGGTCCGATATTTCTATAAGtctttcttttatgtattttttaaaaatctttttccATCTATGTCCCTTGAGATCCGTGTAGACTTAGCAAAAGATAAGgcatagtgaaggaaaaagatcTATATAAGCGAGACCTATTAGTTGAGATATGTTTTAGTTATGTTAGGACTTTTACTTTACGTCTTATGCTTTTCTAGGAGTTGTTTAGCCTTTCGGAGATTTATATGTTAgtagaaatattattattattattattattattattattattattattattattattattattattattgttattattattattattattattattattattattattattattatgaattTGTATGAAGTAATATGGTCAGTGAGAATTCATATAGCCAACCCCAGCTTGTTTGGGATTGAGGCTtagttgttgttgtcgttgttgttttATGTCTATGTTGTCTCTAATATTCTTTTTTCCTgtggtgggtgggtgggtgggggggATGGATTAAGGGGAGGGAGAGATAAGTCTTAATAAGCAATCAAAGGCGATCCATGTATTTGGAACTTTGTTGTCGATGACTGAACTTGTGATTGGCTGAATTACATTCGTTTGCATTAGCAGTGAATTACGTAAATACCCACTGGCATGCTCAATTATTTGGGTTGGTTTTAGCTTGGATGTTTAGGTGATGGGATTTAGCATTTTATGGTTCATTCTTCCGTATGGTCTTATCCCTATTGTCTTGGACGCAGCATATAAATTTCGTTGCCTGTTAAAGTTTTTCACTCAAGTGGATAGGCAGAAATACATACATAATTTATCACTACACGAAGAGAACATACTGAATTACATTCGTTTGCATTAGCAGTGAATTACGTAAATACCCACTGGCATGCTCAATTATTTGGGTTGGTCTTGGACGCAGCATATAAATTTTGTTGCCTGTTTTTCTTTCAGTATGTTCTCTTCGTGTAGTGATAAATTATGTATGTATTTCTGCCTATCCGCTTAAGTGAAAAACTTTCCTATTTTACAGGGGATGTTGCTTTCAGGatccttgaaaatataaaaaatgtcaAACGCAGAGCTATGCAAGATGCTCTTGATGATGACCTGATTGAAGATACTAGAATTTATGTATGTGACATCAATGCAAACATGTTGGGAGTTGGTAAGAAGAGGGCTGAAGAGAGAGGTAAATCCCTTTATTTTTGCTCCGTCTTTTTTGCACTCCATGGATGGTTGGAtgtcaatttggggtttctagtAGAGAAagtttaagtgaattctattgtTAGacctcatttttatcattttttctaaCATATGCAGGTTTTGGACGGGAGAAGTCTCTCGTTTGGGTGGAGGGAGATGCAGAAGCCTTGAGCTTCGAAGACAACTCAATGGATGGTTACACGATTGCTTTTGGTATTCGGAATGTTACACACATAGAGAAAGTTATTGCAGAAGCATATAGGTAATTTCACTGAGATATTTATTTCTTGTATGTGGTTGAAAGGATTTAGATAGGGATAACTTGGTTGATTTGTAGGATCAAATGAGTGTTCATGATTTTTTGATATTTATCATTATGAGTTTGGAATGTTTATCTGGAttatcttctcttcttctttcttcttaaaaGTGTATAGAACGGGCTGGCCCCCCGGGCTTAGTTCAAGTGGCAAAGGTTGAGGACGTGTGACTTAGGTCTATGGTTCGAGCCTTGAGCCATGCGAACtaagcctggtatttaagtggagaaggataGAGAGGCGGGCCTATTATCCCCGAGTTTCGAAGGATGCGGTTGGTCCTAAGGGTTGGTCCAGACAAAAATCTCTTTCATAAAAAAAGTGTATAGAACGGAATGTCATTCAGGATTCATAGAGTCGATGCTAATCTTGTTAAGCTTGTAGCATAGTTCACTGGTTGCGTGATCGTATTTTATTATGTGCTTGTGAAAGATGCTAGCTACTTCCAAATGATCTAACATAGTACCACTAACTCCCGCTTTGACAATATGGAGGGAAAGAAATGAGGGCTTTTGAAGGGGGTGAAGAAATCTTCTATATAAATTAATGGAACCTTTTTTTGGGTTAATTGTTGAGCACCCATGAGGTTCTGGTTAGCATAGATGATTGGGTGTGATTTGCAGGGACTCATATTTGTGTCTAGATTGTCCATTTTTTTTTGCCACTTGTACACGAGATTTCTTTCCCCATGTCAACTAGTAGTAATAAAActattacttcatcaaaaaaatgGATCTAACAACTCTTTCAACCTCTATTAGTCACATTGCGATCTCCAATTGGTGATTGCATTACGCGTCTAGAttgatttggattttcactaagATTTTTGTCCCTTTTATCTTACTAATTCATGATGCCGGAGGAGATTTCCGTTGGCTCCTTTTGTTCGAAAAGCTAAAGTTCTATTTGAAGATTTAGATGTCAGAGTGTTAAATGAGTTTAGTTATTAAATGCCCACCTTAGACAAATATCACGGGTGTGTTGCATCTAACACATACAAAGAGTTGTTCTTTTATTCATGTCACAAGTTCATCAATGCATCTTCTTTGCTTCTCTTATTTTTCGTACATGTTATCAGAACTTTCTACCATTTTGGTAGGCTTATGCAACCTTCACCTTCCGGCGTACGGCCTTATGCTGCTTGTGCAACCAAAGTTTCGtctgctttctttctttccaATGACCGCTTGGGTGGCAAGCATCTCTTTCCTTCAACCATTCTTGTGGTACCATGTCTCTTCCGAGAATCGCTACAAAGGCATTGTGCCTCTTTGCAGTGACCCATTTTGGCGGCACTGAGGCAACCGCTTTGATGGTCCATGCATCTTTCTGGAAATTGCTCTGGTGTCATGGTGATTCTTTTTGGAGATCGTTCCAGTAGTGTTGTTCTTTCTGATGACCTATCTAATGGTGCGGCGCCTCTTTGCTAGCAGCCCCTCGGCTCTTTCTGGCGACACTCCAGTGGCACTGTATTTCTTTCATGTAATTATTCTATTGGCACCATTCTTTTTGGTGACCACTCCGCAGTGCACCCTTTCCATCCATCGTTCTGGCAATAATTTTTACGGAGAGATTCCAGTGGCTGGAGATTTTTCGGCGTCTTTCCATCAACATTTTCTGGTGATGTTTACTTTTTATTTCTCAAAATAAACAAGTGCTAGTTGGTTTTTCCACTTCGAGTTTGTGGGAGCATGTTATAATGTTAGACAATTGAATTCTTAAGTTAGATCGTTTCTCTCTAATTGGACAAATATCATGGTGTATTGTGCCTCACACATCTTAAATTCTTAGATTGTTCCACATGGGATAACGGGGGTATATTGTGTCTAACACTTATAAATAGGCGTGCCTTGAAAAGAACTGGAATAAACCAAATTCTGAAAGAGTCAGATCAGGTTAAAAAATATTCTAAATGTTGTCTCCTCCAGCTTATATCAGTTCATGGTGGTATAAAAGATGGAGACAGTATGTTTCCCCTAACTTAGAAGTTAATATAGGGGCTTTAATAAAGTTCAGCTTTCAAGTCTAGTAATTTTTCCCCTTTTGCGTTGGAGCTCACAGGACCTTGATAGGTACAGTAATTTGTATTGTTGCTATATGGTAGTCGTTTTTTTTAAATTCCACTTTGGTCCCCCTTTGTTGGAGGCTTGGAGCTATTGCTCCGTTGGCTGTTTGATGACTCGAACCCACGACTCTGGGGTTGTAGGTGGGGGGTGCTGACCATCTGACCAACCCCCTCTTGTCATGTGGTAGTCGTTGTTGTTGATATGCTCTTTGATAATTTGAGATACCATCTAGTGTTAGAGCAAGTCTCAAGGAgctaaatttttcctttttacCATCTCTTAGAGTACGGATGCATAGGATTTGAAATGTTAACCCATGTGAGTGCTTGGTTTATATGGTTGGTTGCGATCAAAATACCTTTTTCCTTGTCTCAAGAACCCATCAGGTGGCTAATATGCTAAACTTGATGGTTTTGATTATTTGCAGGGTGCTTAAAAGGGGAGGAAGGTTTCTTTGCCTTGAACTAAGCCACGTCGAAATCCCAGTTTATAAGGACTTGTAAGTTTTTTCTTGTCATAGCTTGGATGGCATATATTTCTTCAGTTATTTATTATGACCATGCAATTGTACAGCACATCAATAAGAGGTCCATGAGTATTTTTAACCTACTCAATTAAATCTCAACTTTTATCCCCTTTTCGCCTTCTTTGTTTGGATAAGTAGTGGCTGTGCTCCAAAGATTATCACTTTTAATGGTGTCGTCCAAGACAACTTAGTGGGATTTTTTGTTTGCGAAATTGTTCGCCAAATATAAACAAAGTACGGGGGAATtagggaaaataaaataaaatgtttcCCTCAGGCCTATTTTGAAGTTTATATAGATATATACTCTGAATTGCTTTTTAATGGCTGCTTCATGTACAAGAACCTCAGCAGCGTGGAACCTCCTGTTGGAACTTGGACAATCAATATATTCTCTTGCTCAACTGAAACTGAAGCCTTCATATTCGCTGCTTGTGATATTTCATTTTGAAGTCGAAATATCTATTCCTTGCTCATTAGATCAATATTTAGACAATATTAGCAACAGTTCTTATCTCTGTCATTTGATGAAAAATCAAGTTGTGCATTGGCAAAGAACATTGTTTGTACCATGCAAGCTTACTTCCGTAGTATGCTGGTTTTCCTACATTCCTTGGGCTTGGTGCATTGAAATTTGAGATTGTGAGTTCGTTATGTATGATAGCATTTGTACGAGTTTTTTCTGCAGGTTTCAAATTTGCATGCCCTTTATTTTCTTCAGGTATGATGCCTACTCATTCTCAGTCATCCCAGCAGTTGGTGAGCTAGTGACAGGTGACCGAGAGTCTTACCAGTACTTGGTTGAGAGCATCCGCCGATTCCCTCGACAGGTATTACGTGTGGAAATTTCTTTCATTTGTTGCAACATCAGATAATTTGTTGACAGTAATTGCACCCTGGTGAATCCCGGCTATGTCTGGCCACTACCTGGGAATTGCCATATCTCTCGCCGGTTTGAGATGCCTATCTTGTGCTTGTTAGTGTACTTTATCTTCCCAGTACAGTGAAACTGTAATTCTTGTGATCATTGACGAATGTCTTTccttaaaaagttatttttcttaaaagatgCTCGGCTATGAATTGAAAAGACGTGTTCAGCACTTCCACCTATCAAATTGCAGGTGGAAAAATAAAGTGgacagaaagaaaggaaaatagacCGTCTTTAATTTTGGTAATGCCTAAGAAGGTCTCAGACAAAAATGAAGTGAACTCCAAAAATTTGAATCAGAACACAAGTTTGAGGCCTCCTTGGGCATTACCAAAATTTTATTAAAGATGGTTTATTTTTCCTTAAATTCTGTCCTCTTTTGGACACAGAAAGTAAATGAAACGTTTTGCTCATAACCTTACCCCTCCCTTTTCTCCTTTCCTTGTCCTTCCTCAAACCCAATCCAACAGCTAAAAACCAATGCAAAACTCTAACTACATTTACATATTGTAACCGAATTCATCCACTCCTGTGAGAGCAATGTTAGGAACATTACCAGAGATTCACCTACAATCTGTGCAAGTGCTTCAGCGTTTTCACTACCTTTTGCTTTTAATTGTATGCAGGAGGTGTTTGCCAAAATGATTGCGGAAGCTGGATTTCAAAAGGTAGAATACGAGAACCTTGTTGGTGGAGTTGTGGCAATTCATTCGGGGTTCAAGTTTGAGAGTCGTTCTCAAATTTaacgtgggactggttttggcCTTCATGGTACCTGGAAGATATCACGAAAAAATAGTTTAAGATTCGCGATTTGATAGGTCCTTAGCCAAATAGATGCAAATGGACGAAGATGGAATTCAGTGTGTTCTAATATGTTTCTGGGATGGATATGCTTTTGGGAGCAGCATGGCCTTTCTGGTGAACTGTTTCAAAGAATATAGTATAGCTTACAACAATATTACGTAATTTAGAAGTTTGTGACTTCATAGGAGTAATTTTCTTCTGCTTGAAACTAGCTTCATCAAGTAGATCTGAAGCTCAGTTTGAATAAGTTGGCTATTAAAGTCAACAATGCATGGTGTTGTAGCTTGATTACTTAAACATCAACACAATTTGTAGTTTAATTTACAATGAAGATTGAAGAATATGCTATGGAGTTGCTTCCTCGTAAACTATATACTGGCAGCTTTTGTATTGTATAGTATAGTATTGTTACTTTagatacaatatttgttttgattattatttaaattttattgtattgtctCGTTAAATTTGTCGTCACGTAACGAcgaaaaatgccactttatgtaaGGATTCATTTGGTGTGGTTGCATTGTTACCTTATTTTTGTTTCTATCTTCCCTccccttccttattattaaatagttctattttattatttaccatatatttttttatataataattctacctcgtatctttttttttttttttgtaattttgcaAGTTTCTTTTTTATATTGTTGGTGGCTTGGTGCATGAAATCATGAAACGATGACAAACAATATAATTTATTCAAATATTGTATACATTAAAGGGGAGTCTTGGTGTAATTGGTAAAGTTGTTATGTAACCAGGAGATGACGGGTTTGAACTGTGGAAACAGACTCTTGTAAAAATGAAGGGTAAGGCTTCATATAATAAACCCTTGTGATTCTAGTACATATAACAACTATCCAAACAATGTGGTATAATAGTGTGAGGCGCGTTCATCGCTACAAGGTAGGCAAACCGTCGATCTTAATTTGACAACAGTTCATGGCTACACATAGCAAATTTGATGTAATGCCAATTCAAATAGTCAATTGTGATCGATTGAGTTGCTTTGTGCACAAAatctatttctctctctctctctctcaatcttTTAATTCACACCGGATGTTCCGTTATCTACATTTTTCTCCCTTATTATCCCTCCTTACATTTGAGCATTTCGTGGCCATGGCTTACTACTACTTATACTCCACCATACCCAAGAAACCTCTAACCTCATTCTTCATTTCCTCTCCCCATATCATCTTCAAATACTCTCTTCACAAATTCGTTCCTTCTACAACTCCATCACTTTTTCCCTCTCGCCACCGTTCCAAGTATTGCACATGGGTGTCAGCTGTTTCATGTTCTGTAGCTGAGACAGATGAACAACACCATATCGCAAGTAATGGACTTGTACACAAAGAATATGCTGACCTTAATCTCTCTGACTTATTTTGTGAGGTTTGACAAATTTAAAGACTTCAACCTTTTTTTTTGCCTAAACTTAGCTGTTATCTTATTTATTTTCAGATTTAAGTTATACACACTGGCAATGTAAATATTCTTTGGGATACCAGTTTAGTTAGTACCATTATTACCATGTTACCAGTTGATCCTTAATCGAAATTTACTTGTAAATGGTAATTTCATTATGACTCACCCCTGATTGTGTATATATGTTTTATTCCACCCAGGTGCATAAAACTTAAAAACCTTTTTTTGCCTAAAGTTAGGTCAAACTGAGCTGTTGTCCTTATTTTTCTAATATTCCTGTGACTTAAGTATTGCCAGAAGTTGGTCAAGTTGAGCTATTGACGAAGTCATTTATTTGGATTAAATCTTATAACTTTAATGACGATGAAGGCAAAATTGATGGATTGATAAAATTGTGTCTATTATGAGATTTTCTTGCAATATATGTGTGCATTTTTATACTCACATTCATCATATGATGTAATAGGATATTGGCAATCTTCGAATAAGGCCGCATGTCAACCCTCTGCGACGTGCTCTCATGGTACGCATTATGGCTCTTTGTATATGTGAAGCTTCTCTCTTCCTATTGAGTCCCGTGGACCCCAGCTATAATTTGTGAAACTTACTTTAGACTACAAGAAATCAGGATGGAATAGAACATAAATTTTCTACTTAAATggttcttttttgttttgttgtatTAATTTATCATGAGAAGATTCCTGCAGAAGTACCGAACTGGAAGGAGGTGTTCAGGGATGCAACATTGCCTCTGATGGTGGATATTGGGAGTGGTAGGAACCTGCTTGCTCTTTGATTTCTTCACCATTCTATTGTTACTTATGGTTTATTCATTATAAATTTCGTGTTTTCCATATAAGATCTAGTAGTTTATTATTGTCCAATAGCTATCTGTAACAAACTTGCTTCCAATTGCATGAAGATGGTTGGTTATACAAATAGAATAGCAATTTATGCCTATGCCATATTGTGTCGTTAGGTCTGAgtaggagtggcaaacgggcgggtcggatATGATTCGGGTCAAAAACGGATAAATcatccgacccgacccatatttaatacggataaaaaacgagTTGACcagcggataatatgggtaaccatattatccataacttcttgcatatgatcacttttgggagaattcctactCTCCCTAACTTGAAGAACCCCCAATTTgtggctttacaaatgtaaaagttagacccattgATTATTCATTAGttacccattggttatccattttctaaatggataatatggttcttatccatatttgacctatttttaaaaagttcattatccaacccatttttagtggataatatgggtggttaactgttttcttttaaccattttgccactaTCAGGTCTGAGGTATTATCAAATAGTATAACAACGGTATAAAACTTTGCATTATTTATTATGCATTTTGTTATGTTCTTAGCTAATGTGAGTGTAAGCACAACAATGAAGCATTAATCCCAACTGGCTGATATCGATTATCTGGATCCTTTTCTTGCACTTTATTATGTTCCTAGCTAAATGTGCAATGACTCAAAAATTTTATGCTTATTGAGACAGACTCCAATCTTCTACTACCTTCAATACATGTCGCACCTACATACTGGTTTATTTCGTGGTCTGTGTACCATTTGAAGCGACCTTCATGAAATCCTCTATGTGTTCTGTTTGCAGCCCTCTGTCAGATGTATTCATAATTTGTCCAATCTCATATGACTGCACGTTTTTCTATCACCCACATCTCTGTTACACTCATCTTGTGGATATCCATTACTGAACATTCACTCCCATATAATATTGTGTGTGTCTCAAAATATATCTCGCATGTTTCCAATTTTTTCTCTTCCCTTCATCCTTTAGATTCCATTGTCCTATGATCTTGTAATTTCATAGATCTAAGAAAAACATATTCCAGGTAGTGGGAGATTTCTTATGTGGCTAGCTAAAAGAAATTCTTCATCCAAGAATTTTCTGGGATTGGAAATTCGGCCTAAGGTATGTCGACAATAAGCTTGCCCTGTTCAAAATGCTTTCATTCAGTTTATATAGTGGTAATTGTTCTCTCTTGGCTTCTGAAAATGTGATACTGTGGTACTCATGGTTGAGACTATCTTTTCCTTGTGCAGTTGGTCACACGGGCTGAGTACTGGGTAAATGAGCTGGGTCTGAAAAATGTGTAAGGCTTGAAAAAATCCTGATACACCACTTAAGAACTGTTTATTGAAAACCTGTTAATGGATATCCAAATGCAGACATTTCATATCTACCAACGCCATGGTTTCCTTCCAACGACTTGTATCTACATATCCTGGACCACTGATGCTAGTTTCAATCTTGGTGAGTTCCCTTTTTATGCTGGAAGTATGCAGAAATGTTTTTGATGGGCCAATGACCTTCTTGTTCACTTAAAGCTGAATGGTTAGTTGCTCATTTCTGCAGTGTCCAGACCCTCACTTCAAGAAAAAACATCATAAAAGAAGAGTGGTGCAGAAGCCTTTGGTTGAATCCATTGTGAATAATTTAGCACACGGTGGACAGGTACGTGCTTGGAGTTTATAGAGTGTAAATTAGTTGATCATTATTCTGTGTGCGTAGATTTCTCTTGCTATACTTGGTTGATGCTTGTCGCTGTGCATTGTTCAGTTTGCCAACTTCTATTTGGCTTTGTAGCACCTGGGCGTGGTGTATCATTAGTTGGTGTCATAGTGTTTTGAACTTTTCAAGTAATTCAAAACTGACTTGTATGGTATAACTATTTCGACAATAACACCATTTGCTGATCTTCTTAAGGAGAAAAAAATCATGATCCGGGATGTCTTAGAATGTGATGAGAACTATTTGTATCTCTTACTGGGCATAGGTAATATATGACGACTCTGATTTTGATGCAGTTTGTGTCTTGTCCATCATCTCATTTTCAAATATTTCTTGTCTTGCTCTCAGCTAACAACTCTAATGGATGCTTGATCCTAGTAACTTCTAACTAGAACATGAGGGATTCCAGATAGACCTGTGATCCCatcccccaaaaaaaaagaaaaagaaaaatgaaaaaacacaAAAGATGAGCTCTCATGTGTGCAGCAGCTGTGTGCTTACATAGTTGTGCCTGCAGTGCCTCACTCCATTTCAGCAAAAACGGTTTTAAGTAATTGTTCAAGGTGTACCATTACCCACAAATCTCCTGTGTAGTGCTCTCTGAAGTCGCTTTGACAGATGATTGTGTTATGTTGAGACAATCAAAAAATGTTGACATACTAAAATACAAAATGTTACTGTTATGTTGAAGAGTTACCCTTTCTGGTTGTGAAACAGGGGTCACCATgatcaaataataataatttgaagCTAACTGCTATAGTGCTTGAAGGTGATATCATTTATCTTGGTGCTAGTGGAAGGCAAAGATTTTGCTGAAAAGAAAATATTGCTGCAAATGGAGTGGTTTACGAAGTCCATAGTCCAAGGAGAGAGATAACGATAGATGGCACACAACATATTAATTTCCTAAGAACATGGGAATGATGTTCTCAT of the Nicotiana tabacum cultivar K326 chromosome 7, ASM71507v2, whole genome shotgun sequence genome contains:
- the LOC107827439 gene encoding uncharacterized protein LOC107827439 isoform X3 produces the protein MATHSKFDVMPIQIVNCDRLSCFVHKIYFSLSLSQSFNSHRMFRYLHFSPLLSLLTFEHFVAMAYYYLYSTIPKKPLTSFFISSPHIIFKYSLHKFVPSTTPSLFPSRHRSKYCTWVSAVSCSVAETDEQHHIASNGLVHKEYADLNLSDLFCEDIGNLRIRPHVNPLRRALMIPAEVPNWKEVFRDATLPLMVDIGSGSGRFLMWLAKRNSSSKNFLGLEIRPKLVTRAEYWVNELGLKNVHFISTNAMVSFQRLVSTYPGPLMLVSILCPDPHFKKKHHKRRVVQKPLVESIVNNLAHGGQIVLIQVYLVMVMDGY
- the LOC107827439 gene encoding uncharacterized protein LOC107827439 isoform X2, which gives rise to MATHSKFDVMPIQIVNCDRLSCFVHKIYFSLSLSQSFNSHRMFRYLHFSPLLSLLTFEHFVAMAYYYLYSTIPKKPLTSFFISSPHIIFKYSLHKFVPSTTPSLFPSRHRSKYCTWVSAVSCSVAETDEQHHIARYWQSSNKAACQPSATCSHEVPNWKEVFRDATLPLMVDIGSGSGRFLMWLAKRNSSSKNFLGLEIRPKLVTRAEYWVNELGLKNVHFISTNAMVSFQRLVSTYPGPLMLVSILCPDPHFKKKHHKRRVVQKPLVESIVNNLAHGGQIFIQSDVLDVAVDMRNYFDDVSNKLVHIDSVDPSLPCDGDGWVLNNPMGIRTEREIHAEFEGCKIYRRVYQKVQH
- the LOC107827439 gene encoding uncharacterized protein LOC107827439 isoform X1 — encoded protein: MATHSKFDVMPIQIVNCDRLSCFVHKIYFSLSLSQSFNSHRMFRYLHFSPLLSLLTFEHFVAMAYYYLYSTIPKKPLTSFFISSPHIIFKYSLHKFVPSTTPSLFPSRHRSKYCTWVSAVSCSVAETDEQHHIASNGLVHKEYADLNLSDLFCEDIGNLRIRPHVNPLRRALMIPAEVPNWKEVFRDATLPLMVDIGSGSGRFLMWLAKRNSSSKNFLGLEIRPKLVTRAEYWVNELGLKNVHFISTNAMVSFQRLVSTYPGPLMLVSILCPDPHFKKKHHKRRVVQKPLVESIVNNLAHGGQIFIQSDVLDVAVDMRNYFDDVSNKLVHIDSVDPSLPCDGDGWVLNNPMGIRTEREIHAEFEGCKIYRRVYQKVQH
- the LOC107827425 gene encoding 2-methoxy-6-polyprenyl-1,4-benzoquinol methylase, mitochondrial-like yields the protein MATLVRSVARSLRRKNLSSMYCPASTLHSHATSFGFKEVPEEEKSKMVGNVFTSVASNYDLMNDLMSCGLHRLWKDRLVSKLNPFPGMKHLDVAGGTGDVAFRILENIKNVKRRAMQDALDDDLIEDTRIYVCDINANMLGVGKKRAEERGFGREKSLVWVEGDAEALSFEDNSMDGYTIAFGIRNVTHIEKVIAEAYRVLKRGGRFLCLELSHVEIPVYKDLYDAYSFSVIPAVGELVTGDRESYQYLVESIRRFPRQEVFAKMIAEAGFQKVEYENLVGGVVAIHSGFKFESRSQI
- the LOC107827439 gene encoding uncharacterized protein LOC107827439 isoform X4, encoding MATHSKFDVMPIQIVNCDRLSCFVHKIYFSLSLSQSFNSHRMFRYLHFSPLLSLLTFEHFVAMAYYYLYSTIPKKPLTSFFISSPHIIFKYSLHKFVPSTTPSLFPSRHRSKYCTWVSAVSCSVAETDEQHHIASNGLVHKEYADLNLSDLFCEDIGNLRIRPHVNPLRRALMIPAEVPNWKEVFRDATLPLMVDIGSGSGRFLMWLAKRNSSSKNFLGLEIRPKLVTRAEYWVNELGLKNVHFISTNAMVSFQRLVSTYPGPLMLVSILCPDPHFKKKHHKRRVVQKPLVESIVNNLAHGGQGSP